Below is a genomic region from Odocoileus virginianus isolate 20LAN1187 ecotype Illinois chromosome 30, Ovbor_1.2, whole genome shotgun sequence.
AGATGAAGGGCAGGATGAGGACGATGAGCAGGACCAGCAGGAGCAGGTGCGCCGCCAGGCGCCGAGCCGCCGCGCGGTTGGCGCTCACCGCGTCCTGCTCCTCCTCTGCGGCCGCGCTGGGCCGCCCTGCCGTCAGGGCGGCAGGGTTCGCCAGGCCCTGCGGACGGAGCGGCACCTCCAGGCCCGGCCGGGCCAGCCGCGCCAGCACGCTCTCCTGGTCGCGCAGGGTGCAGACGAGGCCCCCGGGGACGGCCGTGACCTTGCGGCACAGCGGGCAGGGGACGGACCAGGCGTCGTCCTGCACGCAGAGCAGCAGCTTCAGGCAGACGGCGCAGAAGGCGTGCTGGCAGCCCAGCAGCTTGGGCGGCCGGGCACTGCTGTAGGGCTCCCGGCACACCAGGCACTCCAGGTCGCCCTCCGTGGGGCCCCCAGGACCTCCAGCGCGGCCCGCGGGGTCGGAGGGGGTGGCTTCTTGGCAGACTGGCTGGGGCTGCTGCGGTATCTCGGGGCAGGCCATTCTCGGCACCGGAGCCCCCAGGACGGGGCAGCTCACGGCCTGGGCATCGACAGGCAGAAATCAGTGGGTGTTGCTAGGACCCGAAGGCCGTCTGGCCGCAGGCTGGGTGGCTGGAGCCTCCTCCGCCTCCTTCTCGTCTTCAGCTGTCTGCCACCACTCTCCCAGGGCTGCTCAGCTTGTTTCTTGGCTCACATTGTCCCttcagttattattatttctttccttgaaaCCTAGGGTTAATCAGTAACTCTCCGGCTGGAGACTTTGAATTGCCTGATAGAAAGGCCACCGGGGCAGGGAGAGCCAGTGCGGGAATCAGGATTTTCCTGTTGGGGCTGGTGCGTCACGAGTGCCCGCAGGACTGCGACTTGTGAGCTTCAGGATATGTTAGAATCACCACCACCCCATCCcagaatctctttaaaaaaataatttttttatttagggCTATGTCAGGTCTTGGACTTGcatggtggttcagcagtaaagaatccccctgccatgcaggagacgcatgggtttgatccctgggtcaggaagatcccctggagaaggaaatgacaacccactccagtattcttgcctggaaatcccatggacgggagtctggtgggccacagtccgtggggtcacaaaagaggcagacacacaACTTCTTGACTGAACAGCATCAGGTCTcggttgtggtgtgtgggttttctctccagttgcagtgcttgggtttagttgccccacaacatgtaggatcttagttccccaactgggtattgaacctgagtctgctgcagtggaaggcagattcttagccactgggagGGAGGTCCTCCCAGGAACCTTTCAAAATACAAGTTTCCAGGTccccagacccagagattgagaTTCAGCAAGGTCCGGATGGAAATCTCAGAATTTGCCCCATTTATAAACGTCATCATGATTCTAACCCAGGTGGATTGGGGGGACCCCACTTGGAGAAACACTGCCATGGGTGGATCTCCATGAAAGGTTTTGGATGTCAGGATCAGTGGGAAAAAGTTTGCACTTTGAGGCCATTTGCAAGCAGGCCGCCTTGTGAAGAAGAGAGAAGTGGTGGGAAAAGGATTCTGAGTGTCAGGGGGAGAAAGCCCAGCCAAGCCCAGTAAAACCCCAACAGCTCAGCGGTGTTTACCACCTGTCACGGCCATCCATTCCCTCACAGTCACGGTAGTTGTGTTAACTGTTCCTGATTCCCGAGCCATGCACGTCACGGATGGAACAATAGGTGTGTTTGTTGTGTGCAGACACACTGCAGGCCCAGGAGTCACACGAACAGCTGATGTTTATTTGGGCCTCCTTGGAGCCGAGCCTCGTGACAGAGTCCTCACCTCTGATCGCCCTGCATCTTGGCACGGCCCTGGAAGGACGGCGCTGCTGAGGCCTGGAAGCAAAGGCGAGGTGTGGTCAGGGCAGACCTGCTGGCCGCTCGCCAAGGGGCCTTCCGTGGGGCCAGGACCCCGGGGATCTACCAGTGCCCAAGGTCGGGGTCCCAGCTTCTTGGGTCCAGGAACTCGGTCTCGTCTGTTGGTGTGGCGGCAACTGGCCTTTAGGCAGCTGACTCCAGTTAACAGGACTCATGTGGGACTGACAGACACACTGCGTGGCGGTTAAGAAATCGTGAttcccgggacttccctggtggtccagtggttaaaattccatcctcccaacgcagggggcgctggtttgatccctggttgcggaatgaagatcccacatgccacttggTGCGGTAAAAACAAGCAAGTTGTTtcgttgttcattcactaagtcgtgtctgctctgtgaccccgtggactgcagcacgccaggctcgcttgtcctgcactgtctcccagagtttgctcaaactcatgtccattgagttggtgatactatctaaccgtctcattctctgcctccctcttctccttttgcc
It encodes:
- the RNF186 gene encoding E3 ubiquitin-protein ligase RNF186, which encodes MACPEIPQQPQPVCQEATPSDPAGRAGGPGGPTEGDLECLVCREPYSSARPPKLLGCQHAFCAVCLKLLLCVQDDAWSVPCPLCRKVTAVPGGLVCTLRDQESVLARLARPGLEVPLRPQGLANPAALTAGRPSAAAEEEQDAVSANRAAARRLAAHLLLLVLLIVLILPFIYPGVIRWVLSFLVTLALLLALLFCSHPGHRGGRGPSPRTLFCREQKPSEIASIA